One stretch of Streptococcus australis DNA includes these proteins:
- a CDS encoding phage tail tube protein produces MAQKTGVFPVYENQFQVNKGTAGLESLVDIADMESFSVSFDNGVEEWKPFDQKGWTRRLMTAKSVTISVSGKRNVGDAGNDYIAGLAFKNGRDSEADFQWTFPDGTKIKFKDAVINLKDFISGDSTGVAPLSFDVMSNGKPEVVPAG; encoded by the coding sequence ATGGCTCAGAAAACTGGGGTATTCCCCGTATATGAAAACCAGTTCCAAGTAAATAAAGGAACTGCAGGACTTGAATCACTTGTTGATATTGCAGACATGGAATCATTCTCAGTATCATTTGACAATGGTGTTGAAGAATGGAAACCATTTGACCAAAAAGGGTGGACACGTCGTTTGATGACTGCGAAGTCAGTTACAATTTCCGTTTCTGGTAAACGAAATGTAGGTGATGCAGGCAACGACTACATCGCAGGTCTTGCGTTTAAAAATGGTCGTGATTCTGAAGCGGACTTTCAATGGACTTTCCCAGATGGAACCAAAATCAAATTTAAAGACGCGGTTATCAATCTTAAGGACTTTATCTCGGGGGATTCAACTGGTGTTGCACCATTGTCATTTGACGTCATGTCAAATGGTAAACCGGAAGTGGTGCCAGCAGGTTAA
- a CDS encoding head-tail connector protein, which produces MYASPDYYKKTFVGVISADSEVLASKLKSASDKIDILTFNRIRGIGFDNLTPFQQEVIRKACCQIVDFEEVNADLIATTVSNYSINGVSMQFGSNWNIATEQGVVIYRKTYELLKQTGLTRRVI; this is translated from the coding sequence ATGTATGCTAGTCCAGATTATTACAAAAAGACGTTTGTTGGTGTGATTTCTGCCGATTCAGAAGTTCTGGCTAGCAAACTTAAATCAGCTTCTGACAAGATTGATATACTTACGTTCAACCGAATCCGTGGCATTGGATTCGACAATTTGACACCATTTCAGCAGGAAGTTATTCGAAAGGCTTGTTGTCAGATTGTTGATTTCGAGGAGGTTAATGCTGATTTGATAGCTACTACAGTTTCAAACTACAGCATTAATGGTGTGTCAATGCAATTTGGATCAAATTGGAATATTGCTACAGAACAAGGTGTTGTTATTTATCGCAAAACCTATGAACTTTTGAAGCAAACAGGATTGACGAGGAGGGTTATTTGA
- a CDS encoding phage tail terminator protein has protein sequence MITLAEVRDWIKTFNAANNYYIGKIDNKQENSIGIYQRKTIDGPRVAIGGRSLASYDVKSISILIHWNKNANETEKRAQYLYNRLFEAESVVIGETPIKMIALLQNEPVDVGTDDNNVYERVIELDLYYEREGN, from the coding sequence ATGATTACATTAGCTGAAGTCCGTGACTGGATTAAAACATTTAATGCAGCTAACAACTACTACATTGGTAAGATCGATAACAAGCAAGAAAACAGTATAGGAATTTACCAACGAAAGACAATCGATGGTCCTCGGGTAGCAATCGGAGGCAGATCACTGGCAAGCTATGATGTCAAATCAATCAGCATCTTAATTCACTGGAACAAGAATGCGAATGAGACTGAGAAGCGTGCTCAGTACCTCTACAATCGTCTATTTGAGGCTGAATCGGTTGTTATCGGTGAAACACCTATTAAGATGATCGCTTTGTTACAGAACGAGCCTGTGGATGTAGGAACAGATGATAATAACGTGTATGAGCGTGTTATCGAGCTTGATTTATATTACGAAAGAGAGGGCAACTAA
- a CDS encoding Gp15 family bacteriophage protein: MVSSLRTQYGLSVYSNEFKNMKWKEFKALLAGLSGETPLGRIVQIRSEDDPKMLEVFSEGQHRIRNEWRLKLAKEKTEQDLTQVLEELKQAFVEMAK; the protein is encoded by the coding sequence ATCGTCAGTTCTCTCAGGACACAGTATGGCTTATCTGTATACTCTAATGAATTTAAGAATATGAAGTGGAAAGAGTTCAAGGCTCTCTTAGCTGGTTTGTCCGGAGAAACACCGCTTGGTCGAATTGTCCAAATTCGAAGCGAAGATGACCCTAAAATGCTAGAGGTATTTTCAGAAGGACAGCACCGTATTCGCAACGAATGGAGATTGAAACTTGCCAAAGAGAAAACAGAACAAGATTTGACTCAAGTTCTTGAAGAATTAAAACAAGCCTTTGTTGAGATGGCTAAGTAG